A part of Kwoniella dejecticola CBS 10117 chromosome 5, complete sequence genomic DNA contains:
- a CDS encoding 3-isopropylmalate dehydratase, large subunit, with product MPVPTSAPRTLYDKVFDDHVVRSGEGDTLLYIDRHLVHEVTSPQAFEGLRNAGRKVRRPDCTLVTVDHNIPTASRKNFKDVGSFIVEADSRAQVSALEDNVKEFGLTYFGMSDKRQGIVHIIGPEQGFTLPGTTVCCGDSHTSTHGAFGALAFGIGTSEVEHILATQTLPQAKSKNMRVTVEGDLAEGVTSKDVVLHIIGVIGTAGGTGCVIEFAGSAIRGLSMESRMSICNMSIEGGARAGMIAPDEITFKYLKGRPLSPRDGEEWDKAEAYWRSLKSDPGAKYDIEVEIRAEDIIPTLTWGTSPQDVVPIKGVVPSPEDFPEAQRKNVIRSLEYMGLTAGTPMEEVKIDKAFFGSCTNGRIEDMRSAARVILAAEKNGGPTKVAEGVYAMIVPGSGLVKQQAEAEGLDVIFKKAGFDWREAGCSMCLGMNPDQLKPGERCASTSNRNFEGRQGAGGRTHLMSPAMVAAAALTGRFTDVRKFMGNHIGEDGGLKITDYSDYLTPVEAPARPAEPTEQTAEGQTPVKQAAAASAGLPKFNVVKGIAAPMWEANIDTDKIIPKQFLKTLLRTGLGTALFWTIRYDVRTNEPLPDFVLNKEPWSNSSLLVCTGPNFGCGSSREHAPWALNDFGIRCIMAPSFGDIFKTNCFKNGMLPLELPQADLEALYEDASAGLEIAVDLENQQVIRPNGKPPISFTVDAFRRHCLINGLDDIGLTLEHREKIENFEEKRSTVWPWLDGVGYAKKGQKIIAVPTRQAVKKTDW from the exons ATGCCAGTGCCCACTTCCGCTCCCCGAACACTCTACGACAAAGTCTTCGACGATCACGTCGTCCGATCGGGAGAAGGTGACACTCTCCTTTACATTGATCGACACTTGGTGCACGAAGTCACATCTCCCCAAGCTTTCGAAGGATTGAGAAATGCCGGACGAAAAGTCAGACGACCGGATTGTACTCTTGTCACCGTTGACCACAACATCCC AACTGCCTCGAGGAAAAATTTCAAGGATGTCGGTTCTTTTATTGTAGAAGCTGATTCTCGAGCGCAAGTGTCGGCTCTGGAGGATAATGTCAAGGAGTTCGGTCTTACTTACTTCGGAATGTCCGACAAGCGACAAG GTATCGTGCACATTATCGGTCCAGAGCAAGGTTTCACTCTTCCCGGTACCACAGTATGCTGTGGTGACTCGCACACATCCA CCCACGGTGCTTTTGGTGCCCTTGCATTCGGTATCGGTACCTCTGAAGTCGAACACATCCTTGCCACCCAAACCCTTCCCCAAGCTAAATCCAAGAACATGCGAGTGACGGTCGAAGGCGACCTTGCTGAAGGTGTCACTTCGAAGGATGTAGTCCTTCACATCATCGGTGTGATCGGTACTGCCGGTGGAACGGGTTGTGTTATCGAATTCGCCGGTTCAGCCATTCGAGGTTTATCAATGGAATCTAGAATGTCCATCTGTAACATGTCTATCGAAGGAGGAGCAAGAGCAGGTATGATTGCGCCTGATGAAATCACCTTCAAATACCTTAAAGGCAGACCATTGAGTCcaagagatggagaagaatgggacAAAGCCGAGGCTTACTGGAGATCACTCAAGTCCGATCCGGGAGCTAAATACGATATCGAAGTCGAGATCCGAGCTGAAGACATCATCCCGACCCTTACTTGGGGTACTTCTCCGCAAGACGTGGTCCCTATCAAAGGTGTCGTTCCTTCCCCTGAAGACTTCCCAGAAGCTCAACGAAAGAACGTGATTAGATCTCTTGAATACATGGGTCTCACCGCTGGCACGCCAatggaagaagtcaagatcgacaaaGCTTTCTTTGGTTCTTGCACAAACGGTAGAATCGAGGATATGCGATCTGCTGCTCGGGTGATCCTTGCTGCCGAGAAGAATGGTGGGCCTACCAAGGTCGCTGAAGGTGTATACGCTATGATTGTCCCTGGATCAGGTTTAGTCAAGCAGcaagccgaagctgaggGTCTTGATGTCATTTTCAAGAAGGCTGGATTTGACTGGAGAGAAGCTGGTTGCTCCATGTGTCTCGGTATGAACCCTGATCAACTTAAACCCGGAGAACGATGTGCCTCCACCTCAAACAGAAACTTCGAAGGACGTCAAGGTGCCGGTGGACGAACTCATCTCATGTCACCAGCCATGGTAGCCGCTGCTGCCCTCACCGGACGATTCACCGATGTCAGGAAGTTCATGGGCAACCACATTGGGGAAGATGGCGGTCTCAAGATCACCGATTACTCCGATTACCTCACCCCTGTCGAAGCCCCCGCCAGACCAGCTGAACCTACCGAGCAGACAGCGGAAGGTCAGACACCCGTCAagcaagctgctgctgcctcTGCCGGTCTACCTAAATTCAACGTCGTCAAAGGTATCGCCGCGCCCATGTGGGAGGCCAACATCGATACTGATAAGATCATCCCCAAACAATTCTTAAAGACCCTGCTTCGGACCGGTCTTGGTACTGCCCTTTTCTGGACGATCCGATACGATGTCCGAACGAACGAACCACTCCCGGACTTCGTACTCAACAAAGAACCATGGAGCAACTCTTCCTTACTCGTATGTACCGGACCTAACTTCGGTTGTGGATCTTCCCGAGAACACGCACCCTGGGCCTTGAACGATTTCGGTATAAGGTGTATCATGGCTCCTTCGTTCGGTGATATCTTCAAGACCAACTGTTTCAAAAATGGAATGTTACCTCTTGAGCTCCCTCAAGCGGACCTCGAAGCCCTCTACGAAGATGCTTCTGCCGGACTTGAGATCGCCGTTGATCTCGAGAACCAACAAGTGATCCGACCCAACGGTAAACCGCCTATCTCATTCACTGTGGATGCTTTCCGAAGACACTGCCTCATCAATGGTTTGGACGATATCGGACTCACTCTCGAACACagggagaagatcgagaacTTCGAGGAGAAACGATCGACTGTCTGGCCATGGTTGGACGGTGTCGGATATGCCAAAAAGGGTCAAAAGATCATAGCTGTGCCTACGAGACAAGCTGTCAAGAAGACCGATTGGTAA